From the Nostoc sp. PCC 7107 genome, the window TTCTTTACCAATAGCAGGATGGCATAATACCGAAGTGCAAAGCAACACATAACATCAACTTTTATGGTGCAAACACCTCAATCCCAATTCTCACCAGACCAATATACAGTAGATTCAGCCACAGCCGAAGTAGAAGCGCTGATTCAAACGCCACCATCAGATACAGAGCTTAATCTAGAGTTTCTCTACACCAGAGATATTGAATTTCGCCAAGAAACAATTTACTTTATCGTTGTCGATCGCTTTCATGATGGCGATCCCGAAAATAGTGAAGGCATTAACCCAGAATTGTATGATCCCAGCGGACAAGACTGGGGTAAATACTGGGGCGGTGATTTGCAAGGTGTGATCGATAAATTAGACTATCTCAAAAATATGGGAGTCACCGCTGTTTGGTTAACTCCGTTATTTGAGCAAGTAGAAGAATTATTTGTGGGGAATGCAGCCATACATGGCTATTGGACAAAAGATTTTAAACGCATCAATCCCAGGTATATTACTAAAGACGAAAACCCTTCTTTAAATGAAACCCAAGAAGCCAAAAATACAACATTTGATCGCTTGATTGCAGAGTTGCACAAACGCAACATGAAACTGGTGCTGGATATTGTTTGTAACCACAGCACCCCTGATACCAGCGGTAGTAAAGGTGAATTGTATGACGACGGTGTAAAAATCGCTGACTTCCATAACGATGTTAATAACTGGTATCACCATTATGGTGAAGTACAGAACTGGGAAGATGATTGGCAAGTCCAAAACTGTGAATTAGCTGGTTTAGCCACCTTCAATGAAAACAACAGCGAATATCGGGAGTACATCAAATCAGCCATTAAACAATGGCTAGATAGAGGCGTAGATGCACTGCGGGTAGACACTGTGAAACACATGCCGATCTGGTTTTGGCAAGAATTCACAGGGGATATGTATAATCACAGACCAGATGTATTTATTTTTGGCGAATGGATTTATAGTGGGCCGCAGGACGATCGCTCTCTGGAATTTGCCAATAATTCCGGAATGACTATTCTAGACTTTGGCTTGTGTGTAGCTATTCGCGCCGCCCTCGCCCAAGGTTCAGAAAACGGATTTCAGACAATTCAATACATTTTTGATGAAGACTACCGCTACAACGGCGCAACCGAGTTAATCACCTTCATCGATAACCACGATATGCCGCGCTTTCAATCGCTGAACTCTGATCCAGCGATGTTGCGAGTGGCGATCGCCTTAATCATGACATCCCGTGGTATCCCCTGCATTTATTACGGTACAGAGCAGTATCTGCATAACGACACCGATGGCGGTAACGACCCCTACAACCGCCCCATGATGGAAAAATGGGACAACGACACCGAAGTTTATCGCTACCTTCGCTTACTATCAGGTTTACGACGACTGAACCCTGCTATTTCAATGGG encodes:
- a CDS encoding alpha-amylase family glycosyl hydrolase codes for the protein MVQTPQSQFSPDQYTVDSATAEVEALIQTPPSDTELNLEFLYTRDIEFRQETIYFIVVDRFHDGDPENSEGINPELYDPSGQDWGKYWGGDLQGVIDKLDYLKNMGVTAVWLTPLFEQVEELFVGNAAIHGYWTKDFKRINPRYITKDENPSLNETQEAKNTTFDRLIAELHKRNMKLVLDIVCNHSTPDTSGSKGELYDDGVKIADFHNDVNNWYHHYGEVQNWEDDWQVQNCELAGLATFNENNSEYREYIKSAIKQWLDRGVDALRVDTVKHMPIWFWQEFTGDMYNHRPDVFIFGEWIYSGPQDDRSLEFANNSGMTILDFGLCVAIRAALAQGSENGFQTIQYIFDEDYRYNGATELITFIDNHDMPRFQSLNSDPAMLRVAIALIMTSRGIPCIYYGTEQYLHNDTDGGNDPYNRPMMEKWDNDTEVYRYLRLLSGLRRLNPAISMGSHWQKYITPDVYCYVRRYHDSLCFVALNRGGEVTLPEIETELPDGEHTCVITRNKYEVKDGKIYDLHLEERGVIVISHVGERIKGQTIIRVQLNGVDTQPGETIVVTGDCPELGNWDISKAYPLEYINANTWFAEIPFDESAGKLISYKYALWREGRSPLRENTTPRRWVVAKEGTVKWRDTWTTGRES